From Peromyscus maniculatus bairdii isolate BWxNUB_F1_BW_parent chromosome 19, HU_Pman_BW_mat_3.1, whole genome shotgun sequence, the proteins below share one genomic window:
- the Brd8 gene encoding bromodomain-containing protein 8 isoform X3, which produces MATGTGKHKLLSTGPTEPWSIREKLCLASSVMRSGDQNWVSVSRAIKPFAEPGRPPDWFSQKHCASQYSELLETTETPKRKRGEKGEVVETVEDVIVRKLTAERVEELKKVIKETQERYRRLKRDAELIQAGHMDSRLDELCNDIAISFFRKKKLEEEEAEVKRKATDAAYQARQAVKTPPRRLPTVMVRSPIDSASPGGDYPLGDLTPTTMEEATSGVTPGTLPSTPVTSFPGIPDTLPPGSAPLEAPMTPVTDDSPQKKMLGQKATPPPSPLLSELLKKGSLLPTSPRLVNESEMSVASGHLNSTGVLLEVGGVLPMIHGGEMQPTTSTVAASPAASGAPTLSRLLEAGPTQFSTPLPSFTAVASEPPVKLGPPPGESVSQATIVMMPALPAPSSAPAVSTPDSVAPVSQPESCVPLEAVGDPHTVTVSMDSSEISMIINSIKEECFRSGVAEAPGGSKAPSIDGKEDLDLAEKMDIAVSYTGEELDFETVGDIIAIIEDKVDDHPEVLDVAAVEAALSFCEENDDPQSLPGPWEHPIQQERDKPVSLPAPEMTVKQERLDFEEPENKGIHELVDIRESGVEIKVEPAEPEPGMSGAEIVAGVGPVSSMEPPELRSQDLDEEPRSSAAGEIGETDGPGGKGDEMPLSTVKTEASPESMLSPSHGSNPIEDPLEAETQHKFEMSDPLKEESGTIFGSQIKDAPGEEEEEDGVSEVASLEEPKEEDQGEGYLSEMDNEPPVSESDDGFSIHNATLQSHTLADSIPSSPASSQFSVCSEDQEAIQAQKIWKKAIMLVWRAAANHRYANVFLQPVTDDIAPGYHSIVQRPMDLSTIKKNIENGLIRSTAEFQRDIMLMFQNAVMYNSSDHDVYHMAVEMQRDVLEQIQQFLATQLIMQTSESGISAKSLRGRDSTRKQDASEKDSVPMGSPAFLLSLFMGCEWVWLDSGHDYRDDSELSNDCRSLFSSWDSSLDLDVGSWRETEAPDTEAEDLEESSPERESSEFLVEDVESEEPQEEAEQGSSQNPLHSLSEGEAQQDSKEEDQGEGDASDVEDQPPLGDYDDGVGIQETPLVDILYNCSNSSQLFSSPFLKPVSEKQAPGYKDVVKRPMDLTTLKRNLSKGRIHTMAEFQRDLMLMFQNAVMYNDSDHHIYHMAVEMQREVLEQIQVLSTWLDKRKDLSSLG; this is translated from the exons gGTATCGGTTAGCAGAGCAATCAAGCCTTTTGCAGAACCTGGCCGGCCTCCAGACTGGTTTTCTCAAAAA caTTGTGCTTCTCAGTATTCAGAGCTCTTAGAGACTACTGAAACTCCAAA ACGGAAACGGGGTGAGAAAGGAGAAGTGGTAGAAACTGTTGAAGATGTTATTGTTCGGAAATTGACTGCTGAGAGAGTTGAGGAACTAAAGAAGGTGataaaggaaacacaggagagatacAG gcGGCTAAAAAGAGATGCAGAACTAATTCAAGCCGGACACATGGACAGCAGGCTGGATGAGCTTTGCAATGACATTGCAAT TTCCTTctttaggaaaaagaaattggaggaggaagaggctgaaGTGAAAAGGAAGGCTACAGATGCTGCCTACCAGG CTCGGCAAGCAGTCAAAACACCTCCTCGAAGGCTGCCCACTGTGATGGTCCGCTCACCTATAGATTCTGCCTCCCCAGGAGGTGATTATCCACTTGGAGACTTGACTCCAACCACTATGGAAGAGGCTACCTCTGGG GTAACCCCTGGGACTTTGCCGAGTACCCCAGTCACCTCGTTTCCTGGGATTCCTGACACCCTTCCTCCAGGCTCTGCACCCTTAGAAGCCCCCATGACCCCAGTAACAGATGATTCACCCCAGAAAAAGATGCTTGGACAGAAAGCAactccacccccctcccctctgctGTCAGAGCTCTTGAAGAAGGGCAGCCTCCTGCCTACTAGCCCCAGACTG GTCAATGAGAGTGAGATGTCTGTGGCTTCTGGCCATCTGAACAGCACAGGTGTGCTCCTGGAGGTAGGCGGGGTTCTTCCCATGATACATGGTGGGGAGATGCAGCCAACAACCAGTACTGTTGCAGCCTCCCCTGCTGCCTCAG GTGCTCCCACTCTTTCCCGGCTTTTAGAAGCTGGCCCTACACAGTTCAgcactcctcttccctccttcactgCTGTTGCCAGTGAGCCTCCAGTTAAACTCGGGCCTCCCCCTGGAGAGTCTGTGTCCCAGGCTACCATTGTCATGATGCCTGCGCTGCCAGCACCGTCCTCTGCTCCGGCTGTCTCCACTCCTGACAGTGTAGCTCCAG TGAGTCAGCCTGAGAGCTGTGTTCCCCTGGAAGCTGTGGGGGATCCACATACTGTGACTGTTTCCATGGATAGCAGTGAAATCTCCATGATCATTAATTCTATCAAAGAAGAGTGTTTCCGGTCAGGAGTAGCAGAGGCGCCTGGTGGATCAAAGGCTCCAAGCATAGATGGGAAGGAAGATTTAGATTTGGCGGAGAAGATGGATATTGCTGTGTCTTACACAGGTGAAGAGTTGGACTTTGAAACAGTTGGAGATATTATTGCCATCATTGAAGACAAG GTTGATGATCACCCTGAAGTGCTGGATGTGGCAGCTGTAGAAGCAGCACTGTCATTCTGTGAAGAAAACGATgaccctcagtccctacctggcCCTTGGGAGCACCCTATCCAGCAGGAGCGGGACAAGCCAGTATCTCTTCCAGCACCAGAGATGACAGTCAAACAAGAGAGGCTCGACTTTGAGGAACCCGAAAACAAAGGAATCCATGAACTGGTAGACATCAGGGAGTCAGGTGTGGAGATTAAGGTGGAACctgcagagccagagccaggcatgtCAGGGGCGGAGATAGTAGCTGGAGTCGGTCCAGTCTCAAGTATGGAGCCACCAGAACTCAGGAGTCAAGACTTAGATGAAGAGCCTAGAAGTTCTGCAGCTGGAGAGATTGGTGAAACAGATGGTCCTGGTGGGAAAGGCGATGAGATGCCACTTTCAACTGTGAAGACAGAG GCATCCCCTGAAAGCATGTTGTCTCCATCACATGGCTCAAATCCTATTGAAGATCCTTTAGAGGCAGAGACTCAACACAAGTTTGAAATGTCAG ACCCATTGAAAGAAGAATCAGGGACTATTTTTGGAAGCCAGATAAAG GATGCTccgggtgaggaggaggaagaagacggAGTCAGTGAGGTAGCTAGCCTAGAAGAGCCTAAGGAAGAGGATCAAGGAGAAGGCTATTTGTCTGAGATGGATAATGAACCCCCTGTGAGCGAAAGTGATGATGGCTTTAGTATCCATAATGCCACACTGCAGTCACACACGCTGGCAGACTCTATCCCAAGCAGCCCTGCCTCCTCACAGTT CTCTGTGTGCAGTGAAGATCAAGAAGCAATTCAGGCTCAGAAAATATGGAAGAAAGCCATTATGCTTGTGTGGAGGGCTGCAGCAAATCACAG GTATGCCAATGTGTTCCTGCAACCTGTCACAGATGACATAGCACCGGGCTATCATAGCATCGTGCAGAG accTATGGATTTGtcaacaattaagaaaaacattgaaaatggACTGATCCGCAGCACAGCCGAGTTTCAGCGTGACATCATGCTGATGTTTCAGAATGCTGTTATGTATAACAGCTCAGACCATGATGTGTATCACATGGCAGTAGAGATGCAAAGAGATGTCCTGGAACAGATCCAG CAATTCTTGGCCACACAGTTGATTATGCAAACATCTGAGTCTGGAATCAGTGCTAAAAGTCTTCGGGGGAGAGATTCTACCCGAAAACAAGATGCTTCAGAGAAG GACAGTGTCCCCATGggctctcctgccttccttctctctctcttt ATGGGGTGTGAGTGGGTTTGGTTGGATTCTGGACATGACTATCGTGATGACTCTGAGCTGAGCAATGACTGCAGGTCCCTCTTCAGCTCCTGGGACTCCAGTCTGGACCTTGATGTGGGCAgctggagggaaactgaggctccagaTACGGAGGCTGAAGACCTAGAGGAAAGCAGCCCCGAGAGAGAATCGAGTGAGTTTCTTGTGGAAGATGTGGAGAGTGAAGAACCTCAGGAGGAGGCCGAGCAAGGCAGCAGCCAGAATCCCCTCCACTCCCTCTCCGAG GGGGAGGCTCAGCAAGACTCCAAAGAGGAGGACCAGGGTGAAGGGGATGCTTCAGATGTGGAAGACCAGCCCCCTTTAGGTGACTATGATGATGGCGTGGGCATTCAGGAAACTCCCCTGGTGGATATCCTTTACAACTGTTCCAACTCCTCACAACT GTTCAGCAGTCCATTTCTGAAACCTGTGTCAGAAAAGCAGGCCCCGGGATACAAGGATGTGGTGAAAAG ACCCATGGACTTAACAACCCTGAAAAGGAACCTGTCTAAGGGACGCATTCACACCATGGCTGAATTCCAGCGGGATCTGATGCTGATGTTCCAGAACGCTGTGATGTACAATGACTCTGACCACCACATATACCACATGGCTGTGGAGATGCAGCGCGAAGTCTTGGAGCAGATCCAG GTGCTGAGTACTTGGTTAGACAAAAGGAAGGACTTGAGTAGTCTGGGGTGA
- the Brd8 gene encoding bromodomain-containing protein 8 isoform X7, whose protein sequence is MATGTGKHKLLSTGPTEPWSIREKLCLASSVMRSGDQNWVSVSRAIKPFAEPGRPPDWFSQKHCASQYSELLETTETPKRKRGEKGEVVETVEDVIVRKLTAERVEELKKVIKETQERYRRLKRDAELIQAGHMDSRLDELCNDIAMKKKLEEEEAEVKRKATDAAYQARQAVKTPPRRLPTVMVRSPIDSASPGGDYPLGDLTPTTMEEATSGVTPGTLPSTPVTSFPGIPDTLPPGSAPLEAPMTPVTDDSPQKKMLGQKATPPPSPLLSELLKKGSLLPTSPRLVNESEMSVASGHLNSTGVLLEVGGVLPMIHGGEMQPTTSTVAASPAASGAPTLSRLLEAGPTQFSTPLPSFTAVASEPPVKLGPPPGESVSQATIVMMPALPAPSSAPAVSTPDSVAPVSQPESCVPLEAVGDPHTVTVSMDSSEISMIINSIKEECFRSGVAEAPGGSKAPSIDGKEDLDLAEKMDIAVSYTGEELDFETVGDIIAIIEDKVDDHPEVLDVAAVEAALSFCEENDDPQSLPGPWEHPIQQERDKPVSLPAPEMTVKQERLDFEEPENKGIHELVDIRESGVEIKVEPAEPEPGMSGAEIVAGVGPVSSMEPPELRSQDLDEEPRSSAAGEIGETDGPGGKGDEMPLSTVKTEASPESMLSPSHGSNPIEDPLEAETQHKFEMSDPLKEESGTIFGSQIKDAPGEEEEEDGVSEVASLEEPKEEDQGEGYLSEMDNEPPVSESDDGFSIHNATLQSHTLADSIPSSPASSQFSVCSEDQEAIQAQKIWKKAIMLVWRAAANHRYANVFLQPVTDDIAPGYHSIVQRPMDLSTIKKNIENGLIRSTAEFQRDIMLMFQNAVMYNSSDHDVYHMAVEMQRDVLEQIQQFLATQLIMQTSESGISAKSLRGRDSTRKQDASEKDSVPMGSPAFLLSLFMGCEWVWLDSGHDYRDDSELSNDCRSLFSSWDSSLDLDVGSWRETEAPDTEAEDLEESSPERESSEFLVEDVESEEPQEEAEQGSSQNPLHSLSEGEAQQDSKEEDQGEGDASDVEDQPPLGDYDDGVGIQETPLVDILYNCSNSSQLNGWRDGSAVKNTCYSCRRPKFVSQHPYPEAHNHLYLSSRESDTLFWPPLALHSCTQKHTELQNKNKILKNK, encoded by the exons gGTATCGGTTAGCAGAGCAATCAAGCCTTTTGCAGAACCTGGCCGGCCTCCAGACTGGTTTTCTCAAAAA caTTGTGCTTCTCAGTATTCAGAGCTCTTAGAGACTACTGAAACTCCAAA ACGGAAACGGGGTGAGAAAGGAGAAGTGGTAGAAACTGTTGAAGATGTTATTGTTCGGAAATTGACTGCTGAGAGAGTTGAGGAACTAAAGAAGGTGataaaggaaacacaggagagatacAG gcGGCTAAAAAGAGATGCAGAACTAATTCAAGCCGGACACATGGACAGCAGGCTGGATGAGCTTTGCAATGACATTGCAAT gaaaaagaaattggaggaggaagaggctgaaGTGAAAAGGAAGGCTACAGATGCTGCCTACCAGG CTCGGCAAGCAGTCAAAACACCTCCTCGAAGGCTGCCCACTGTGATGGTCCGCTCACCTATAGATTCTGCCTCCCCAGGAGGTGATTATCCACTTGGAGACTTGACTCCAACCACTATGGAAGAGGCTACCTCTGGG GTAACCCCTGGGACTTTGCCGAGTACCCCAGTCACCTCGTTTCCTGGGATTCCTGACACCCTTCCTCCAGGCTCTGCACCCTTAGAAGCCCCCATGACCCCAGTAACAGATGATTCACCCCAGAAAAAGATGCTTGGACAGAAAGCAactccacccccctcccctctgctGTCAGAGCTCTTGAAGAAGGGCAGCCTCCTGCCTACTAGCCCCAGACTG GTCAATGAGAGTGAGATGTCTGTGGCTTCTGGCCATCTGAACAGCACAGGTGTGCTCCTGGAGGTAGGCGGGGTTCTTCCCATGATACATGGTGGGGAGATGCAGCCAACAACCAGTACTGTTGCAGCCTCCCCTGCTGCCTCAG GTGCTCCCACTCTTTCCCGGCTTTTAGAAGCTGGCCCTACACAGTTCAgcactcctcttccctccttcactgCTGTTGCCAGTGAGCCTCCAGTTAAACTCGGGCCTCCCCCTGGAGAGTCTGTGTCCCAGGCTACCATTGTCATGATGCCTGCGCTGCCAGCACCGTCCTCTGCTCCGGCTGTCTCCACTCCTGACAGTGTAGCTCCAG TGAGTCAGCCTGAGAGCTGTGTTCCCCTGGAAGCTGTGGGGGATCCACATACTGTGACTGTTTCCATGGATAGCAGTGAAATCTCCATGATCATTAATTCTATCAAAGAAGAGTGTTTCCGGTCAGGAGTAGCAGAGGCGCCTGGTGGATCAAAGGCTCCAAGCATAGATGGGAAGGAAGATTTAGATTTGGCGGAGAAGATGGATATTGCTGTGTCTTACACAGGTGAAGAGTTGGACTTTGAAACAGTTGGAGATATTATTGCCATCATTGAAGACAAG GTTGATGATCACCCTGAAGTGCTGGATGTGGCAGCTGTAGAAGCAGCACTGTCATTCTGTGAAGAAAACGATgaccctcagtccctacctggcCCTTGGGAGCACCCTATCCAGCAGGAGCGGGACAAGCCAGTATCTCTTCCAGCACCAGAGATGACAGTCAAACAAGAGAGGCTCGACTTTGAGGAACCCGAAAACAAAGGAATCCATGAACTGGTAGACATCAGGGAGTCAGGTGTGGAGATTAAGGTGGAACctgcagagccagagccaggcatgtCAGGGGCGGAGATAGTAGCTGGAGTCGGTCCAGTCTCAAGTATGGAGCCACCAGAACTCAGGAGTCAAGACTTAGATGAAGAGCCTAGAAGTTCTGCAGCTGGAGAGATTGGTGAAACAGATGGTCCTGGTGGGAAAGGCGATGAGATGCCACTTTCAACTGTGAAGACAGAG GCATCCCCTGAAAGCATGTTGTCTCCATCACATGGCTCAAATCCTATTGAAGATCCTTTAGAGGCAGAGACTCAACACAAGTTTGAAATGTCAG ACCCATTGAAAGAAGAATCAGGGACTATTTTTGGAAGCCAGATAAAG GATGCTccgggtgaggaggaggaagaagacggAGTCAGTGAGGTAGCTAGCCTAGAAGAGCCTAAGGAAGAGGATCAAGGAGAAGGCTATTTGTCTGAGATGGATAATGAACCCCCTGTGAGCGAAAGTGATGATGGCTTTAGTATCCATAATGCCACACTGCAGTCACACACGCTGGCAGACTCTATCCCAAGCAGCCCTGCCTCCTCACAGTT CTCTGTGTGCAGTGAAGATCAAGAAGCAATTCAGGCTCAGAAAATATGGAAGAAAGCCATTATGCTTGTGTGGAGGGCTGCAGCAAATCACAG GTATGCCAATGTGTTCCTGCAACCTGTCACAGATGACATAGCACCGGGCTATCATAGCATCGTGCAGAG accTATGGATTTGtcaacaattaagaaaaacattgaaaatggACTGATCCGCAGCACAGCCGAGTTTCAGCGTGACATCATGCTGATGTTTCAGAATGCTGTTATGTATAACAGCTCAGACCATGATGTGTATCACATGGCAGTAGAGATGCAAAGAGATGTCCTGGAACAGATCCAG CAATTCTTGGCCACACAGTTGATTATGCAAACATCTGAGTCTGGAATCAGTGCTAAAAGTCTTCGGGGGAGAGATTCTACCCGAAAACAAGATGCTTCAGAGAAG GACAGTGTCCCCATGggctctcctgccttccttctctctctcttt ATGGGGTGTGAGTGGGTTTGGTTGGATTCTGGACATGACTATCGTGATGACTCTGAGCTGAGCAATGACTGCAGGTCCCTCTTCAGCTCCTGGGACTCCAGTCTGGACCTTGATGTGGGCAgctggagggaaactgaggctccagaTACGGAGGCTGAAGACCTAGAGGAAAGCAGCCCCGAGAGAGAATCGAGTGAGTTTCTTGTGGAAGATGTGGAGAGTGAAGAACCTCAGGAGGAGGCCGAGCAAGGCAGCAGCCAGAATCCCCTCCACTCCCTCTCCGAG GGGGAGGCTCAGCAAGACTCCAAAGAGGAGGACCAGGGTGAAGGGGATGCTTCAGATGTGGAAGACCAGCCCCCTTTAGGTGACTATGATGATGGCGTGGGCATTCAGGAAACTCCCCTGGTGGATATCCTTTACAACTGTTCCAACTCCTCACAACT gaatggctggagagatggctcagcagttaagaacacttgctactcttgcagaagacccaagttcgtttcccagcacccatatccggaggctcacaaccatctgtacctcagctccagggaatctgacaccctcttctggcctcctctggcactgcactcatgtacacagaaacacacagaattacaaaacaaaaataaaatcttaaaaaataaataa
- the Brd8 gene encoding bromodomain-containing protein 8 isoform X2 yields the protein MATGTGKHKLLSTGPTEPWSIREKLCLASSVMRSGDQNWVSVSRAIKPFAEPGRPPDWFSQKHCASQYSELLETTETPKRKRGEKGEVVETVEDVIVRKLTAERVEELKKVIKETQERYRRLKRDAELIQAGHMDSRLDELCNDIAMKKKLEEEEAEVKRKATDAAYQARQAVKTPPRRLPTVMVRSPIDSASPGGDYPLGDLTPTTMEEATSGVTPGTLPSTPVTSFPGIPDTLPPGSAPLEAPMTPVTDDSPQKKMLGQKATPPPSPLLSELLKKGSLLPTSPRLVNESEMSVASGHLNSTGVLLEVGGVLPMIHGGEMQPTTSTVAASPAASGAPTLSRLLEAGPTQFSTPLPSFTAVASEPPVKLGPPPGESVSQATIVMMPALPAPSSAPAVSTPDSVAPVSQPESCVPLEAVGDPHTVTVSMDSSEISMIINSIKEECFRSGVAEAPGGSKAPSIDGKEDLDLAEKMDIAVSYTGEELDFETVGDIIAIIEDKVDDHPEVLDVAAVEAALSFCEENDDPQSLPGPWEHPIQQERDKPVSLPAPEMTVKQERLDFEEPENKGIHELVDIRESGVEIKVEPAEPEPGMSGAEIVAGVGPVSSMEPPELRSQDLDEEPRSSAAGEIGETDGPGGKGDEMPLSTVKTEASPESMLSPSHGSNPIEDPLEAETQHKFEMSDPLKEESGTIFGSQIKDAPGEEEEEDGVSEVASLEEPKEEDQGEGYLSEMDNEPPVSESDDGFSIHNATLQSHTLADSIPSSPASSQFSVCSEDQEAIQAQKIWKKAIMLVWRAAANHRYANVFLQPVTDDIAPGYHSIVQRPMDLSTIKKNIENGLIRSTAEFQRDIMLMFQNAVMYNSSDHDVYHMAVEMQRDVLEQIQQFLATQLIMQTSESGISAKSLRGRDSTRKQDASEKDSVPMGSPAFLLSLFMGCEWVWLDSGHDYRDDSELSNDCRSLFSSWDSSLDLDVGSWRETEAPDTEAEDLEESSPERESSEFLVEDVESEEPQEEAEQGSSQNPLHSLSEGEAQQDSKEEDQGEGDASDVEDQPPLGDYDDGVGIQETPLVDILYNCSNSSQLNDLSQGDPIQDHFLFKKTLLQVWKMIASHRFSSPFLKPVSEKQAPGYKDVVKRPMDLTTLKRNLSKGRIHTMAEFQRDLMLMFQNAVMYNDSDHHIYHMAVEMQREVLEQIQVLSTWLDKRKDLSSLG from the exons gGTATCGGTTAGCAGAGCAATCAAGCCTTTTGCAGAACCTGGCCGGCCTCCAGACTGGTTTTCTCAAAAA caTTGTGCTTCTCAGTATTCAGAGCTCTTAGAGACTACTGAAACTCCAAA ACGGAAACGGGGTGAGAAAGGAGAAGTGGTAGAAACTGTTGAAGATGTTATTGTTCGGAAATTGACTGCTGAGAGAGTTGAGGAACTAAAGAAGGTGataaaggaaacacaggagagatacAG gcGGCTAAAAAGAGATGCAGAACTAATTCAAGCCGGACACATGGACAGCAGGCTGGATGAGCTTTGCAATGACATTGCAAT gaaaaagaaattggaggaggaagaggctgaaGTGAAAAGGAAGGCTACAGATGCTGCCTACCAGG CTCGGCAAGCAGTCAAAACACCTCCTCGAAGGCTGCCCACTGTGATGGTCCGCTCACCTATAGATTCTGCCTCCCCAGGAGGTGATTATCCACTTGGAGACTTGACTCCAACCACTATGGAAGAGGCTACCTCTGGG GTAACCCCTGGGACTTTGCCGAGTACCCCAGTCACCTCGTTTCCTGGGATTCCTGACACCCTTCCTCCAGGCTCTGCACCCTTAGAAGCCCCCATGACCCCAGTAACAGATGATTCACCCCAGAAAAAGATGCTTGGACAGAAAGCAactccacccccctcccctctgctGTCAGAGCTCTTGAAGAAGGGCAGCCTCCTGCCTACTAGCCCCAGACTG GTCAATGAGAGTGAGATGTCTGTGGCTTCTGGCCATCTGAACAGCACAGGTGTGCTCCTGGAGGTAGGCGGGGTTCTTCCCATGATACATGGTGGGGAGATGCAGCCAACAACCAGTACTGTTGCAGCCTCCCCTGCTGCCTCAG GTGCTCCCACTCTTTCCCGGCTTTTAGAAGCTGGCCCTACACAGTTCAgcactcctcttccctccttcactgCTGTTGCCAGTGAGCCTCCAGTTAAACTCGGGCCTCCCCCTGGAGAGTCTGTGTCCCAGGCTACCATTGTCATGATGCCTGCGCTGCCAGCACCGTCCTCTGCTCCGGCTGTCTCCACTCCTGACAGTGTAGCTCCAG TGAGTCAGCCTGAGAGCTGTGTTCCCCTGGAAGCTGTGGGGGATCCACATACTGTGACTGTTTCCATGGATAGCAGTGAAATCTCCATGATCATTAATTCTATCAAAGAAGAGTGTTTCCGGTCAGGAGTAGCAGAGGCGCCTGGTGGATCAAAGGCTCCAAGCATAGATGGGAAGGAAGATTTAGATTTGGCGGAGAAGATGGATATTGCTGTGTCTTACACAGGTGAAGAGTTGGACTTTGAAACAGTTGGAGATATTATTGCCATCATTGAAGACAAG GTTGATGATCACCCTGAAGTGCTGGATGTGGCAGCTGTAGAAGCAGCACTGTCATTCTGTGAAGAAAACGATgaccctcagtccctacctggcCCTTGGGAGCACCCTATCCAGCAGGAGCGGGACAAGCCAGTATCTCTTCCAGCACCAGAGATGACAGTCAAACAAGAGAGGCTCGACTTTGAGGAACCCGAAAACAAAGGAATCCATGAACTGGTAGACATCAGGGAGTCAGGTGTGGAGATTAAGGTGGAACctgcagagccagagccaggcatgtCAGGGGCGGAGATAGTAGCTGGAGTCGGTCCAGTCTCAAGTATGGAGCCACCAGAACTCAGGAGTCAAGACTTAGATGAAGAGCCTAGAAGTTCTGCAGCTGGAGAGATTGGTGAAACAGATGGTCCTGGTGGGAAAGGCGATGAGATGCCACTTTCAACTGTGAAGACAGAG GCATCCCCTGAAAGCATGTTGTCTCCATCACATGGCTCAAATCCTATTGAAGATCCTTTAGAGGCAGAGACTCAACACAAGTTTGAAATGTCAG ACCCATTGAAAGAAGAATCAGGGACTATTTTTGGAAGCCAGATAAAG GATGCTccgggtgaggaggaggaagaagacggAGTCAGTGAGGTAGCTAGCCTAGAAGAGCCTAAGGAAGAGGATCAAGGAGAAGGCTATTTGTCTGAGATGGATAATGAACCCCCTGTGAGCGAAAGTGATGATGGCTTTAGTATCCATAATGCCACACTGCAGTCACACACGCTGGCAGACTCTATCCCAAGCAGCCCTGCCTCCTCACAGTT CTCTGTGTGCAGTGAAGATCAAGAAGCAATTCAGGCTCAGAAAATATGGAAGAAAGCCATTATGCTTGTGTGGAGGGCTGCAGCAAATCACAG GTATGCCAATGTGTTCCTGCAACCTGTCACAGATGACATAGCACCGGGCTATCATAGCATCGTGCAGAG accTATGGATTTGtcaacaattaagaaaaacattgaaaatggACTGATCCGCAGCACAGCCGAGTTTCAGCGTGACATCATGCTGATGTTTCAGAATGCTGTTATGTATAACAGCTCAGACCATGATGTGTATCACATGGCAGTAGAGATGCAAAGAGATGTCCTGGAACAGATCCAG CAATTCTTGGCCACACAGTTGATTATGCAAACATCTGAGTCTGGAATCAGTGCTAAAAGTCTTCGGGGGAGAGATTCTACCCGAAAACAAGATGCTTCAGAGAAG GACAGTGTCCCCATGggctctcctgccttccttctctctctcttt ATGGGGTGTGAGTGGGTTTGGTTGGATTCTGGACATGACTATCGTGATGACTCTGAGCTGAGCAATGACTGCAGGTCCCTCTTCAGCTCCTGGGACTCCAGTCTGGACCTTGATGTGGGCAgctggagggaaactgaggctccagaTACGGAGGCTGAAGACCTAGAGGAAAGCAGCCCCGAGAGAGAATCGAGTGAGTTTCTTGTGGAAGATGTGGAGAGTGAAGAACCTCAGGAGGAGGCCGAGCAAGGCAGCAGCCAGAATCCCCTCCACTCCCTCTCCGAG GGGGAGGCTCAGCAAGACTCCAAAGAGGAGGACCAGGGTGAAGGGGATGCTTCAGATGTGGAAGACCAGCCCCCTTTAGGTGACTATGATGATGGCGTGGGCATTCAGGAAACTCCCCTGGTGGATATCCTTTACAACTGTTCCAACTCCTCACAACT GAATGACCTAAGCCAAGGTGATCCTATTCAGGATCATTTCCTATTTAAGAAGACTCTTTTGCAAGTCTGGAAGATGATTGCCAGTCACAG GTTCAGCAGTCCATTTCTGAAACCTGTGTCAGAAAAGCAGGCCCCGGGATACAAGGATGTGGTGAAAAG ACCCATGGACTTAACAACCCTGAAAAGGAACCTGTCTAAGGGACGCATTCACACCATGGCTGAATTCCAGCGGGATCTGATGCTGATGTTCCAGAACGCTGTGATGTACAATGACTCTGACCACCACATATACCACATGGCTGTGGAGATGCAGCGCGAAGTCTTGGAGCAGATCCAG GTGCTGAGTACTTGGTTAGACAAAAGGAAGGACTTGAGTAGTCTGGGGTGA